In the Spirochaetia bacterium 38H-sp genome, CCATGCCCACATGGGTCAGATAGTCGTCAAAACGCCCGTTGCCATTGGCATCGTATGTATTATCCCAGAATATAAGGTCCCCCGGCTGCGGATACCGGGTTGTATACAACAGATTGCGGTCTTTTAAGATCTCATACAACCGTTTTACGCCATTGCCGCTGTAGTTAGGAAACTCAGCAGAAAGGTCTATTCCTGCTCCGTAATAGATTCCCAAAACCACACCAGTACAGTCTAGATTAAAGTGTCTACCACGCACATCCACAGTGTTTTTGCCAAGAAGCTTCTTTGCTTCTTCTAATAGTTTTCTCTGAATATCCGTAGTGGGTGACGGAAACTCCTGAAAGCTAGCCTTCTTATTACTAAAATGCGATATAATGCTGTTATCCTGTGCGGTTTTACTGTTCTGAGGCGCTATTACGCAAACAGGTTCTTTTGTAGAAACTTGGGACTGGTCAGGCCATTGCCATCCTGCCTTGGAGATGCTTGTACAGGAAGAAAATAAAAGAAGCATAAGAAGAACTATAAGAACTCTGATTTCTCCTTTATAACCCATAAACCTGGCACAGAACCATTGAACTTGTTTTTTTCCAAAAAAGATTTTACTCAATGGCTCTCTTCTCGCTGTTTTTTTCTTCATATAGCCGTCCCCTTTACAGTATCGGCAAAAACTATGTTGATTTCCACACTTGTACAATACATCTGCTTTATCCCAATACGCAAAATATAGCACCAAAAAGCAAAAAAAGCCTCTTCCTCTTAACACTGCGCCTATAATATGATATACAAAGCCCATGCATATAGTATGTCTTGACTTGGAAGGGGTGCTTTTCCCTGAGGTATGGATTGCCTTTGCGGAAAAAACCCGGATAGAAGAGCTGCGACTTACAACACGCGATATAAGTGATTATAGCGTGCTTATGCAGCACAGAATCAAGGTGCTAAGAGAACACAACCTAAAACTAACAGACATACAGGACGTCATATCCTGTATGAAACCACTGGAAGGCGCTGTGGATTTTCTCAACACCCTCAGAGAAAAAACACAGGTTATAATTCTCTCTGACACATTTACACAGTTTGCAAAGCCAATAATGGAGATGCTAGGCTGGCCCACAATATTTTGCAACGAGCTTGAGATAGACCATGACGGTTACGTATGCGGTTTTAAACTAAGACAAGAAGATGGCAAAAAACAGGCTGTCCGTGCATTAAAAAGCCTCAACTACAAAGTCTATGCCTCCGGCGATTCTTACAATGATACCACAATGCTTGCGGAAGCAGACAGAGGCTTCTTCTTCCGACCTCCAGAGAAAATAATAAGCGAGTTTCCAGACTTTCCTGTCGCAAGAGAATACGACGAGCTCCTCAACCTACTAAAACCATACATATCATAGATACCTATACCGAACGCAGGCTGAGCTGAGCATCAGCCTGCTTTTTTAATCTTAGCTCAAGTAAATTCTTTTTTTTATCTCTGCCCATAAGTCATAAAAAGATCTGCTTGCAGGATGGACAGTAGAATAAGCTGGGAGAGGCTTTTTCCTATGGCTCATTTTTTCTATCACGGACGACTCCGGGATATATACAGAAAGAAACTCACCCTGAGCATGATATTCTCTGATAATATCCCTGTGCATCTTTTTTCTGGTATCAACCATTGAGAAAAAAGGTATCAGTTTGCCTGCTTCAAAATTCCCTTCGGAGAAGTAAGCACTTATCTGCATATAACTCCTTAGAGACAAATACGTAGGAATCATAGGAAGAAGTATATAGTCACAGCCAAGAAAAAGATTCTCGGCAAGAAGAGAAAGCCCAGGTGGAGAATCTATAAAAACAACATCATAATTTGCAGCCCCTGATGCTATCTGCTTTTCTATCATATGTCTGGAGTTTTTTAGCTCATCTAGGAGAACATCCAGATTCCTGAGAGAAAAATCCGCTGGAATAATATCCAGATTATCATATCCCGTGACAGTTATAGAGCTATCAAAAGCCTCTCTATGAGAAACAGACTCAGCAGAATCGCTGTCAACCTTGCCGTCCACATCCAGGAAGAAAGAAGCTGCCCCTTGAGGATCAAGATCCCACAATAATGTTTTTAATCCCTCCTTTGCAGAAAGAAAAGCAAGATTTACGGCAATAGTGGATTTTCCCACACCACCCTTAGAATTGTAAAGTGCACAAACCTTCATACATCTCCCCCTTACTTTAATATAAAATGTGATTTTACATGCAGAATAAACTCTCTCGCCTCTTTATAACTTAACTTTTCGCAAAGATTGTAAAGATTGCCTTCTTTTATCGTATGCTTCTTATCTCCTGGATCCTGATAAGTCACTATGGGCTGGGTTACCATACCCATAATCTCCTCTCTGCTCATACCTGCCTCCAGCAAGAACCTGGCAAAAGAGATATCCTCAAGGTCAAACTGTAGATCCTTTTCCTTATACAGATACCCAGCTGCATCAAGTATCTGCTCCAATGGCCCTTTGGTTATATGTATAAGCCTGCTTAGAGCCATACCTTTTCTGAGAAAACCGGCTTGATGCATTTTTTCCTTCATATCCTCTGCAAGCTTAAAAAGCCGCTCAGGATCCAACGTAGTCCTAAACATAAGAACAGCTATATCTGTATTTCTGTTGTTCTTATGCATAAGAGCGGGAATATCGTAGTTTACTATATAAGTATCCATGTACTTTTTTATTGTTTGCCCGTGTACAGACAGAACATCCTCCATAGGGACCCAAATGTTAAAGAGTTCCTCCGGCTCCATTTTAAAATATCTCAATGCTTCAAAAGCCCCTATTACATTTGCCTCGTCCGCATTAATCCCAAAATGTTTTTTAAACATGATTTTCATATGAGGAGTAAAATATTTCTTGCCATGTGTAGCAAATATAAGCTTGGTTCTATAATGACGCTCTACTATATGTCTTTCTACTATAAACTCACCCGGAATATTTGCCATATAAATAAGCTTGAGATTCTCTTTATACTCCGGCACAGAATTAATCATCTTAAGAGCCATGCTCTCTATGGTAACACCGTTGGATTCCGGTCTAAGATAAAAGAAAAAATCATAATCATCAGGATTAAAAGAAGGACCTTTATAGGGTATCAATACAGACGGATACGAGGAGGTAAAAAGTTCTTTGGCCTCTATGTTCATGTTGTTCCCCCTTTCTATTATAAGTTATAACTATTTTTTATTACCAGTTAATTTTTATTTTGCTTGCTTTTTTATTGACTTATTCTATATAAGGGTTGATACTGTTTACATAGCAGTGTTTTGCGGAGTCTCTGCAGATAAGTACTGTAATCTTTTCTATAATAAGGAAAAAAGGAGTTATCATGAGCGAATCCATGGTTGATTTTTCTGCTGACAACATAATGGAGGTTTTTACAGGTCTAGGATACAACTGCGCCCCACAAGAAGGCGGATTTCTTGCAACTCAAAAGGGCCAGTGGAATCTTCTGGCACTAATTGCAGCACAATACGATGAGCTTCAGCTTGTAACATATTTTACTTCCAAAAAGGGTAATGACAGAACAAAACTTATAAATGCAGTAAATGAATACAACAGAAAAACCACTCTCACCACCTGCAAGGTAGATAATGAAGGCAATGTCTATGTTTCTAGAACACTCCCTTGCAGAGGAGGCGTACCACGGACACAACTTATCCAACTTATAAAAGAAGGGGATTCCGAGGTTAACACCTTTGGCCCTCCGATTCTCGGAGAATTTGTAGAATAGGTCTTGTGTATTTTTGATTACTCCGGCTAGAATCATCTAAACGGAGGTGTTGCTGTGAAAAAGCTTGTTTATCTCTTTGTTCTCTTATGCTTAGGTGTATTTTCTGCATTTGCAAAACCTATGGGAGAAAAAAAAGAAGAAGCCTATAGCATGGAAAATCCTGTTAGCATAGATGTTGCAATAGGCAGTAACGATGACAAATCTGTAGAGATATTTCTCGTAAACAAAACGGATTATATTATGCTCTACATGTACATCAAGACTTCTTCCGATACCGATTGGGGTAGTGATATTTTTGATGGAAATATTGCACTCAAAGCCAGACATATCGCATACATCAATCTCAAGGGAATAGAAAGCGGAGTTTTTGATTTTAAGGCAGTGGACCAGCATGGTAGTGTTTATATAATAAAAAATGTAAAACTGCCTACCGAGAATGATGAGCCTGTTATACTTGATATGTTTGCCTTTGAACCAGAAGAAAGTCCATAAGCTTTTTATTTTTTCTTATGGTTTTTTTTAAAACTTTTGTCTAATATGTCTGTATGGATAAGAGAAGACTCGGAGGACTTTTTGCAATAGTTTTTGCTGTTGTCTTATGGGGTGTTTCCTTTGTATCCACTAAGATTGTGCTTTCTTACATGGGCCCGTTGTTTCTCGCTTTCTTGCGTTTTGCAGTAGGACTTGTTGTTATTTTCCCTTTTCTTCTTTTAAAGCGTTTAAGCATCAGAGTTTCCTCAAAGGATATGCTTTTTCTTGCCATGGGAGGAATAACAGGTGTCACTCTTTATTTTTACTTTGAGAATACCGGGCTTGTTTATATGCCAGCCTCAGATGCTTCTCTTATCGTGGCTTTTATTCCTGTGATATCGGCTATTATCGAGTCTCTTGTCTATAAGAAAAAGTTATATCCGTCCGACAATGCGGGCATCATTCTCTCCATGTGGGGTGTTTACTTTGTAGTGCGAGAGGGACTTAGGCTGACGAGTTCTCCTATTGGTTATGTCCTCATGGTTCTTGCTGCTCTGAGCTGGATTGCTTACAGCTTTCTTTCTCGTCCATTTTCCGGAAAAATCAATGGTCTTGTGATGGTGTTTTGGCATTTTTTCTGGGGTACTCTTGCATTTTTGCCTTTTTTGCATTTTGAGCCTTTGAAAATTATGAATTTTTCTTTTTCTTTCTGGTTTAATTTTTTGTTTTTATCTGTGGGCTGTTCTGCTCTTGCTTATATTGCCTATCAACATGCTCTTTCTGTTCTCGGTGTTACGGTCAGCAATGTTTTTATCAATCTAATTCCTTTTATTACTGTTCTTACAGCTGTGATTTTTCTTGAGGAGTCTTTTACTGTTATGAAAGCCATAGGCGGTGTTCTTATTATTACGGGTCTTTATCTAACTACAGGCTACAAAAAGAAAAAATATTGAGCTTTTATTGTTTTGCTTTTTAATTGCCGCAGGCAGGTAGAGACCGCACCTTTCTTTCTGCTTCTCTTTATGGCGCGGTCTCTACCGTTCGGTCTAATTTTTGTTTATAATGTCCAGGTTTATTTCACAGGCAGTACATGGCATGCTTATGCCCCAATTTTCTAAAACTTGCGGGTGGATTTCTCCCATTATGCCTATGTTTGCATTTCCTGCTTTTATGATGGCACAGCGGCCCGGAATAAAGCGCGGGTCCGTATACTCCTCGAGTCTGTAGTCTATGCTAAGATAAAAAAGCAGGGCAGAAACTTGTGAGCTAACCAGGTTAAAATCCGCTTTTGCGTCCGCGCTGAGAAAGCCAAGGCTGTTGATAGTGATGCTACCATATGGATCCTCTGCGTTTTTTACAGCTGTTTTGCCTGTTTCAAATATGTTGTGAGGATAGACTGCGTTGCCGCTTGCAGCCTCTGCCGCAAGCAGGCTCGGAAGTATGGATGGACGTACAAACTCATAGTTCTCGGACATGGGGTTGGCTACCTGGATGACGTTCTTGTCATCCGTACACATTTTTTCTATGTAGTCTTTTCTGGAACCAAGGTAGTTAAATATCATCTCCTGAAATCCAAGGCCTATCATGATTTTTTTTACCTGTCTGTTATATTCTTCTGCTTCCGACAGGCGTCCAACTGTAAAATCACGTGGCATCTCGGGAACAAAGTTGTTAATCCCGTATCCAATCATGATGTCTTCCGCTATATCCACAGGATGCAGAAAATCGTTTCTGTATACGGGCGGTTTTACTGTTATCAGGTCTTTTTCTATCTTGTATTCAAGCCCCATTTTTTCCAGAGATTCCCCAATCTCCGGTGTCTTAAACTCCTGTCCCAGCAGTTTTTTAACACTGCCTATATCTATGGATATTTCCTCCTGAAAATAACACGGAGTGCTTACTTCTCTTCCCAGAGGTGTATCATAAGGATATTTTACAGTAACCGGAAGAATCTCAAATCCTGCATCATGCAAATCGCAGGCAACTATATTACATGCCAAAGCAAGGGTTTTGATATCGAGTCCCGTAAGCTCTATAAAAAGATTGCTGTCTCCTATCTCTACCGCTCCCAATCTGGCACTGTTTATGATTGGCGGGAAGCTTAAGACTTCTCCCTGGCTGTCCGTAAGGAATGGATATTTTTTAAAGCCATCCAATATCCAGCCAAAATCCTGCCCTTTGGGATGCTCCTCAAGTATTTTTTTGAGACTAAGTTTTTTATCCATGCCAAGAGGAACAAACTGCGTGGCATCTGGATCTGCTGCAATGTATTTTACGGGATAGCGCAGCATATCCGCACGATATACGCCCATTGCTATGCTCTTTCTCTTCTGTCCGTAGTTCCAGCACAATTTTTCCTGCATCTGGATTATCTCACGGAGCATATCATCATCTATGGGCTCACCTTTGATAACAAAGCCAGCTATATAGGGTCTTATATTTTTTAGCTCTTCTGAGACCTCTATAACTCGTTCTCCTGTATCCTGCTTCTCGTTATACGGCTTAATAAAATCGTATTTACTGCTTGTTTTTGTCCAATAAGAAAGAATTTGTCTTGCAAGACCATAGGTAGACCACAGATCAGGCCTATTGGTATCGTTGAGTTCTATCTTTAAAAGCCCTTCTTCTTCATCCAATCCATCCAGCTCTGCCTTGGCAACTGTAAGTATATCTTCCAACTCCGTGAGGCTGAGTTTTTTTCCCAGTTCGGAGTAAAGTTTTTTCTGCGATATCTCTATCTTAGGCATTATTTGCTCCTTCTTCTCATGCGTACGTTTTCTATATTGTAGGAAAAAAGCTCACGCAAATCGTTGAGACCAAGATGCATAAGAGCCATCCTGTCTATACCCAGCCCCCAAGCAAGAACAGGCACATCTATGCCAAGAGGCTTAGTAACCTCCGGACGAAATATTCCGGAGCCGCCAAGTTCAAACCACCCGAGAACAGGATGTTTGATATGAACCTCCACAGAAGGTTCTGTAAAAGGAAAATAGCCAGGTACATACTTTACCTCAGTAGCACCAGCCACCTCCTCAGCAAACATCTTAAGAAGCCCTAAAAGATTGCGGAAATTCACCTGCTCACCTACTACAATACCCTCTGTCTGATAGAAATCGGACAAGTGAGTTGCATCCACTTGATCGTGGCGGAAACATCTGACAATACCGAAGTATTTGCCCGGTACCTTTGCTTTGGGAAGCTGTTTAGCAGAAAGAACAGTTCCCTGGCTTCTTAAAATCAGCCTGCGAGTAAAATCCCTGTCAAAATCATAATCCCAACCGCGGCTTCCTGTCTCCCAACCATTCTTATGTGTCTCGGCAACATTAGTGAGATATGGCTCAGGTAGCTCCGACGCATGCTGAGGGTCCTTGATATAATAGACATCATGGATATCTCTTGCAGCATGAAACTGCGGCATAAAAAGTGCATCGGAATTCCAGAACTCTGTCTCCACGAGAGGACCATCAAACTCCTCAAAACCGAGACCAACCATCTTATCCTTGACCCATGCAAGATAATCACAATAAGGATTGCTCCTGCCAGGGATAACCCTCTTGGGAGGAATCTGCACATTATATGGGCGGAACGACTTACCCTTCCAAGCACCTGTCTTAAGGAGCTCCGGCGTAAGAGTACCAAGTTCCTCACCGCTTATACCCTGCTTCTCAATCTCCTTCTTAACATCCTCTGCAAGCGGCGTAAGCTCGTGCAGCACAATCTCCTTCTCTACAATCTTAAAAGCCGCATTGGCCGCGCCGCGCTTCTTACTTATCTGACGGATAAGAGAAAGTTCCTCATCACTAAGCTCATCCGCATCCAACGTATTGCTAGATGCGCTCGCCTTATCAACAAGAAACTGCAACTTCTCCACCCTATCCGTAGCAGAAACATCCGCAAGGACAACACGATTCTTATCGTCCATAGAAAGCACACCCTCCTTGCGCAGCTGACCAAAAGCGGATCCTACATCCTTCTGCTCAAGATTGAGTGCCTTACAAATATCGGAAAGAGAATGAGGACCTCTCTCCTCCACAAACTCGATAATCCGTTTCTCAGGAATCCCCTCACTGGCAAAAACACAGCCTAGCTCCGTGAGCTCATATATAGTCTTAGTCCGCCTACTCTTTTCCCTTGCAAGCGACTTAGCAACAAGCCAATTGACAGCCTGATTATACTGACCAACATTAAAACCCAGCCTCTCCTCTGCAGAATCCGGAGACAAAACCTCACCGACCTTAAAAGCCCTAAGCAACCTGACCTCAAGAGGATGAAGCTGTTTGATATCGATTTCCATGCGCTGCTCCATAAAAAAGGGATAAAATATATCAATATAAGAATATGAACTATTGTTACCCTCTATAAGGCTATAGGTCAAGGTATTAACATAGAAACAAAATACATAAAAAAATACCGAACGGTTTTACCGCAGACATCAAGCTAA is a window encoding:
- a CDS encoding CHAP domain-containing protein — protein: MKKKTARREPLSKIFFGKKQVQWFCARFMGYKGEIRVLIVLLMLLLFSSCTSISKAGWQWPDQSQVSTKEPVCVIAPQNSKTAQDNSIISHFSNKKASFQEFPSPTTDIQRKLLEEAKKLLGKNTVDVRGRHFNLDCTGVVLGIYYGAGIDLSAEFPNYSGNGVKRLYEILKDRNLLYTTRYPQPGDLIFWDNTYDANGNGRFDDYLTHVGMVMETRPDGTIIYIHHHLRKGIVLEQMNLNDPDTYTIEKDGKTLIINSPMRRKGDPRAQGKWLASQLTRDFAQAYKYK
- the thrH gene encoding bifunctional phosphoserine phosphatase/homoserine phosphotransferase ThrH, whose amino-acid sequence is MHIVCLDLEGVLFPEVWIAFAEKTRIEELRLTTRDISDYSVLMQHRIKVLREHNLKLTDIQDVISCMKPLEGAVDFLNTLREKTQVIILSDTFTQFAKPIMEMLGWPTIFCNELEIDHDGYVCGFKLRQEDGKKQAVRALKSLNYKVYASGDSYNDTTMLAEADRGFFFRPPEKIISEFPDFPVAREYDELLNLLKPYIS
- a CDS encoding ParA family protein, with the protein product MKVCALYNSKGGVGKSTIAVNLAFLSAKEGLKTLLWDLDPQGAASFFLDVDGKVDSDSAESVSHREAFDSSITVTGYDNLDIIPADFSLRNLDVLLDELKNSRHMIEKQIASGAANYDVVFIDSPPGLSLLAENLFLGCDYILLPMIPTYLSLRSYMQISAYFSEGNFEAGKLIPFFSMVDTRKKMHRDIIREYHAQGEFLSVYIPESSVIEKMSHRKKPLPAYSTVHPASRSFYDLWAEIKKRIYLS
- a CDS encoding YbjN domain-containing protein codes for the protein MSESMVDFSADNIMEVFTGLGYNCAPQEGGFLATQKGQWNLLALIAAQYDELQLVTYFTSKKGNDRTKLINAVNEYNRKTTLTTCKVDNEGNVYVSRTLPCRGGVPRTQLIQLIKEGDSEVNTFGPPILGEFVE
- a CDS encoding DMT family transporter; this encodes MDKRRLGGLFAIVFAVVLWGVSFVSTKIVLSYMGPLFLAFLRFAVGLVVIFPFLLLKRLSIRVSSKDMLFLAMGGITGVTLYFYFENTGLVYMPASDASLIVAFIPVISAIIESLVYKKKLYPSDNAGIILSMWGVYFVVREGLRLTSSPIGYVLMVLAALSWIAYSFLSRPFSGKINGLVMVFWHFFWGTLAFLPFLHFEPLKIMNFSFSFWFNFLFLSVGCSALAYIAYQHALSVLGVTVSNVFINLIPFITVLTAVIFLEESFTVMKAIGGVLIITGLYLTTGYKKKKY
- the pheT gene encoding phenylalanine--tRNA ligase subunit beta, which codes for MPKIEISQKKLYSELGKKLSLTELEDILTVAKAELDGLDEEEGLLKIELNDTNRPDLWSTYGLARQILSYWTKTSSKYDFIKPYNEKQDTGERVIEVSEELKNIRPYIAGFVIKGEPIDDDMLREIIQMQEKLCWNYGQKRKSIAMGVYRADMLRYPVKYIAADPDATQFVPLGMDKKLSLKKILEEHPKGQDFGWILDGFKKYPFLTDSQGEVLSFPPIINSARLGAVEIGDSNLFIELTGLDIKTLALACNIVACDLHDAGFEILPVTVKYPYDTPLGREVSTPCYFQEEISIDIGSVKKLLGQEFKTPEIGESLEKMGLEYKIEKDLITVKPPVYRNDFLHPVDIAEDIMIGYGINNFVPEMPRDFTVGRLSEAEEYNRQVKKIMIGLGFQEMIFNYLGSRKDYIEKMCTDDKNVIQVANPMSENYEFVRPSILPSLLAAEAASGNAVYPHNIFETGKTAVKNAEDPYGSITINSLGFLSADAKADFNLVSSQVSALLFYLSIDYRLEEYTDPRFIPGRCAIIKAGNANIGIMGEIHPQVLENWGISMPCTACEINLDIINKN
- a CDS encoding phenylalanine--tRNA ligase subunit alpha, whose translation is MEIDIKQLHPLEVRLLRAFKVGEVLSPDSAEERLGFNVGQYNQAVNWLVAKSLAREKSRRTKTIYELTELGCVFASEGIPEKRIIEFVEERGPHSLSDICKALNLEQKDVGSAFGQLRKEGVLSMDDKNRVVLADVSATDRVEKLQFLVDKASASSNTLDADELSDEELSLIRQISKKRGAANAAFKIVEKEIVLHELTPLAEDVKKEIEKQGISGEELGTLTPELLKTGAWKGKSFRPYNVQIPPKRVIPGRSNPYCDYLAWVKDKMVGLGFEEFDGPLVETEFWNSDALFMPQFHAARDIHDVYYIKDPQHASELPEPYLTNVAETHKNGWETGSRGWDYDFDRDFTRRLILRSQGTVLSAKQLPKAKVPGKYFGIVRCFRHDQVDATHLSDFYQTEGIVVGEQVNFRNLLGLLKMFAEEVAGATEVKYVPGYFPFTEPSVEVHIKHPVLGWFELGGSGIFRPEVTKPLGIDVPVLAWGLGIDRMALMHLGLNDLRELFSYNIENVRMRRRSK